In a single window of the Coffea eugenioides isolate CCC68of chromosome 3, Ceug_1.0, whole genome shotgun sequence genome:
- the LOC113764850 gene encoding uncharacterized protein LOC113764850, translating into MECNKEEAIRAMEVAEKKMQKKDFVSARKMAGRAQHLYPDLVNISQMILVCDVHCAAENKVNRGESDWYGILQIEPAADEVAIKKQYRKFALSLHPDKNKFAGASDAFKLVGEAQKVLLDPEKRCLYDNKCKALGKYQASKLATHQGTRQTNVRGHPWFQNKFMNSSTSQFVNQQHRQQQQQQTQLDTFWTICPFCSVKYQYYKEVLNKTLSCQNCKKAFTGYEMNPPSGIPGGNSSQPTFPQQSGAFSKGNSTTVPQRTKNSSPKKAMQGSVNIKNVNRDSFAEKRFTATVGEESKLNKNHTKIDNMKGSKVTMKKRNKSAESTESCSSESSMESGADVNIEEDGGCLPGQNSGYHGDQNPRRSTRSKQRVSYDENLSGDDEANPSKKSKCSGSFNVGRKEVEDNSITEEAAFSADIVEDKKEVKDKEVSPSDEVLQNGENDMENSSDPQLYEIPDPEFYDFDKDRKKECFAVGQMWAVYDTLDAMPRFYALVQNVQSPGFKLQITWLEPVPDSEDKIKWVNEGLPVSCGKFNYGNRENSADDSMFSHRVEWKKGSQMDTFEIYPRRGETWALFKNWDVNWHSDPHGKKGFEYEFVEVLSDYADNSGVRVAYLGKLKGFAFLFCRISRNGISSFLIPPKDIFRFSHKIPSFQMSGKKGKCVPQGSFELDPASLPATLDGIDVSQYFDTDGRHMHPNGSCSGSQEDILEPKEKSSEHVSPSQFVGLKVEPKGNAAWAGVVDLIEESEENEASADKVELKAKGVGNSVLGQAEKEDFQNYSNGFDSSAKEIEEDSPTSASEAYEIPEPEFYNFDAEKAEEKFQVGQIWALYGDEDALPKYYGRIKKIDLPPRFALHLTWLVPCSLSKDVIQWTDKKMPICCGNFKLGKGKPQMFTSTGPFSHQFRVLSKVEKNVYAVYPEKGDIWALYKHWRSEMTCSDLENCEYDVVEVVERNEEVITVLALELVTGFKSVFKPQIAGQSTVTRQIPWAELLRFSHQIPSVRLTEERDGSLRGFWELDPAALPIYFFCPS; encoded by the coding sequence ATGGAGTGCAATAAAGAAGAAGCCATCAGGGCCATGGAGGTAGCAGAGAAGAAGATGCAGAAGAAGGATTTTGTGAGTGCACGGAAGATGGCTGGCAGGGCCCAGCATCTCTATCCTGATCTCGTGAATATTTCTCAGATGATCCTGGTTTGTGATGTGCATTGTGCTGCTGAGAACAAGGTTAACAGAGGTGAGAGTGATTGGTATGGTATCCTCCAAATTGAGCCAGCAGCTGATGAGGTCGCAATCAAGAAACAATATCGCAAGTTTGCTCTTTCACTTCATCCTGACAAAAACAAGTTCGCAGGTGCATCAGACGCTTTTAAACTGGTTGGTGAAGCTCAAAAGGTGCTTTTGGATCCTGAAAAGCGGTGTTTGTACGACAATAAATGTAAAGCTCTGGGAAAATATCAAGCATCAAAGTTGGCTACACATCAAGGAACTAGGCAGACAAATGTCAGAGGACatccttggtttcaaaacaaatttatgAACAGTTCTACTTCTCAGTTTGTGAACCAGCAGCACCGGCAACAACAGCAACAGCAGACTCAATTGGATACTTTCTGGACCATCTGTCCTTTTTGTTCTGTTAAATACCAATACTATAAGGAGGTACTCAATAAAACTTTAAGCTGTCAAAACTGTAAGAAGGCCTTCACTGGTTATGAGATGAACCCTCCTAGTGGGATTCCTGGAGGTAATTCAAGTCAGCCTACATTTCCTCAACAGTCAGGTGCTTTTAGCAAGGGGAACTCTACTACTGTCCCACAAAGAACAAAAAATTCGTCTCCTAAAAAGGCAATGCAGGGAAGTGTCAACATTAAAAACGTAAATAGGGATTCATTCGCAGAGAAAAGATTCACTGCTACCGTTGGTGAAGAGTCTAAACTGAACAAAAACCACACGAAGATTGACAATATGAAGGGCTCAAAAGTGACTATGAAGAAAAGGAACAAATCAGCAGAATCTACTGAAAGTTGCAGCTCTGAGAGTAGCATGGAATCTGGAGCGGATGTGAATATCGAAGAAGACGGTGGTTGTCTGCCTGGTCAAAATTCTGGATATCATGGTGATCAGAACCCCCGGAGATCTACTCGTAGTAAGCAACGAGTCTCTTATGATGAAAATTTGAGTGGGGATGATGAGGCAAACCCGTCTAAAAAGTCCAAATGCAGTGGATCTTTCAATGTTGGTCGCAAAGAGGTTGAAGATAATAGTATTACCGAAGAAGCTGCCTTTTCTGCTGACATTGTAGAGGACAAAAAGGAGGTGAAAGATAAGGAAGTTTCTCCTTCTGATGAGGTTCTACAAAATGGAGAAAATGACATGGAGAATAGTTCTGATCCACAGTTGTATGAAATTCCTGATCCAGAATTTTATGATTTTGACAAAGATAGAAAAAAAGAATGTTTTGCTGTTGGACAGATGTGGGCTGTTTATGACACTCTGGATGCCATGCCTAGATTCTATGCTCTGGTCCAAAATGTCCAATCTCCCGGGTTTAAGCTGCAAATAACATGGCTAGAGCCAGTCCCTGACAGTGAGGATAAAATCAAGTGGGTTAATGAAGGCTTGCCAGTTTCTTGTGGTAAGTTCAATTATGGAAACCGTGAAAATAGTGCAGATGATTCAATGTTCTCACATCGTGTCGAGTGGAAAAAGGGCAGCCAAATGGACACTTTTGAGATATATCCCAGAAGAGGTGAAACATGGGCCTTGTTTAAGAACTGGGATGTAAACTGGCATAGTGATCCACATGGGAAGAAAGGATTTGAGTATGAGTTTGTTGAAGTTTTGTCTGATTATGCAGACAATAGTGGGGTACGTGTAGCGTATTTGGGTAAGTTGAAAgggtttgcatttcttttttgtCGTATATCAAGGAATGGAATCAGCTCATTCCTAATTCCACCAAAGGATATTTTCAGATTTTCCCATAAGATTCCTTCTTTCCAGATGTCcgggaagaaaggaaaatgtgttCCCCAAGGATCTTTTGAACTTGACCCTGCTTCTTTGCCTGCTACCCTTGACGGAATTGATGTTTCTCAATATTTTGATACAGATGGGAGACACATGCATCCTAACGGTTCTTGTTCTGGATCTCAGGAAGATATTCTGGAGCCAAAGGAGAAATCCAGTGAACATGTTTCTCCCTCACAATTCGTTGGATTGAAGGTGGAGCCCAAAGGAAATGCTGCTTGGGCAGGTGTGGTGGATCTTATAGAAGAGTCTGAGGAAAATGAAGCTTCAGCAGATAAAGTAGAACTGAAGGCAAAGGGTGTTGGGAATTCAGTTTTAGGGCAAGCAGAAAAAGAGGATTTTCAGAACTATTCCAATGGCTTTGACAGTAGTGCaaaggaaattgaagaagaCTCACCTACTTCAGCATCAGAAGCTTATGAAATTCCTGAACCAgaattttacaattttgatGCTGAAAAGGCTGAGGAAAAGTTCCAAGTTGGTCAGATATGGGCCTTGTATGGTGATGAAGACGCCTTACCCAAGTACTATGGTAGGATTAAGAAGATAGATTTGCCTCCCAGGTTTGCATTGCACTTGACATGGCTTGTTCCCTGTTCTCTATCAAAAGATGTAATTCAGTGGACCGATAAAAAGATGCCGATTTGTTGTGGGAACTTCAAGCTTGGAAAGGGAAAACCACAAATGTTCACAAGCACTGGACCCTTCTCTCATCAGTTCAGAGTGCTATCTAAGGTTGAGAAGAATGTCTATGCCGTATACCCAGAAAAAGGTGATATTTGGGCCTTATATAAACATTGGAGATCTGAAATGACTTGTTCAGACTTGGAGAATTGTGAATATGATGTTGTGGAAGTCGTGGAACGAAACGAGGAAGTGATAACCGTGTTGGCTCTAGAGTTGGTCACTGGTTTTAAGTCCGTCTTCAAGCCTCAAATAGCAGGACAATCAACAGTGACTAGGCAGATACCTTGGGCGGAGCTGCTCAGATTCTCCCACCAAATTCCTTCTGTCCGCCTGACAGAAGAGAGAGATGGCAGCCTGAGAGGTTTCTGGGAGCTTGATCCTGCTGCACTTCCAATATACTTTTTTTGCCCAAGCTGA
- the LOC113764629 gene encoding uncharacterized protein LOC113764629, with translation MGQPGDDDEKKIEQAEFKSNSDLSDTETQPVENGEFSPPQFHDELAGEFEHENDWLQFIQDTLPVDDAFPFGDAFETQMVNFGDETQVVDITCETQVVDLGGETQVLDGLDTQVQIDSDAGGSDKTEVLSYTQELSDDDPATKGIGCSDDLEITLDTELSKQSDGASKAQSDALCNEGRRSGSIARTFTSVRAASMRASGLAARNMAIKRIDSSSCPKKCNDSLDVQPAEKDKSHSTRDSLKLTDELNQKHSMEDYDPRIKELGNENTRKLGSSAVRKLFMDEVVSEIEQADDGRNGSDGTGGVPQLASEHDLAGLSYVDSQEPGDLSQANALDVVDKFLELNAAGSDQDVTFSKSNRRKSRSVSSAKGIQSLAKKAAVRSSHGGKGIFNWDDDLEDEGGGEFFQKKRELFFENRSLRQRSIPHSTKPLCLTSKSSLTIPLDTDKKKIVDNTRKLKDAFLSDSRLLSKNSRANESSKPRKASFKKNLLPDMDEEMSDASVERVVDAGAHKDLPDKMDVGFDTQMAADAMEALQFAVSVKENDCMNGDEGITSVTKSARTDDRSSFNESITQKRTCSSDAELITRQSKKARRTGVKLSRESYSSSVKQSKNLKRSKRAKANLKDLITNGTENLSTVSKVVEPRKEDRVPAGSDVDNINHTLATASAGRKSLKRHPLIEELGSLTPIARRTRASAKASQSKAENNLDSSRLGNGVGKLRHNNARKIGQSNQDRCSNVKTFGLEYPKGRRTRSKLPLVSQEAGAQNITRFKRSKRDVTSSSMNRVENQDERTSVSQGKIILADRTDVGSSLHGNLSNIQENVVKSIISNHSGIKIDMDNSRSAEGEIMNGSEDASPKDRRKSGASTSTTPVSFTTPISAASPICMGDEYHKQSCRKNLLGSSLMKELNSRTNTTSPLFTGGVKDLRRRRDMTTVRAMFSRHLDADTVKQQKKILARFGALVASSLSEATHFITDEFVRTRNMLEAIAFGKPVVTHLWLESCGQANCFIDERNYILRDARKEKEFGFSMPVSLSRACQHPLLQGLRVLITPNTKPGKEILGSLVKAVHGLAVERLGRSAWKDERLPDDILILSCEEDYEICVPFLEKGAAVYSSELLLNGIVIQRLEYERHRLFVDNVKRTRSTIWLKKNSSNQYLPVTKSK, from the exons ATGGGTCAGCCGGGAGATGACGATGAGAAGAAGATCGAACAAGCAGAATTCAAATCAAATTCCGATTTAAGCGATACCGAGACTCAGCCGGTTGAGAATGGGGAATTTTCTCCACCTCAATTTCATG ATGAATTAGCTGGTGAATTCGAACATGAGAATGATTGGTTACAATTTATACAAGACACATTGCCTGTGGACGATGCTTTCCCATTTGGAGATGCATTTGAGACtcaaatggtgaattttggtgaTGAGACCCAAGTAGTGGATATTACTTGCGAAACCCAGGTGGTGGATCTTGGTGGTGAAACTCAAGTGTTGGATGGCCTTGATACTCAAGTTCAAATTGATAGTGATGCTGGGGGTAGTGATAAAACTGAGGTTTTGTCTTATACCCAGGAGCTATCTGATGATGACCCAGCAACAAAAGGAATTGGTTGTTCAGATGACCTTGAGATTACATTGGACACTGAACTTAGCAAACAAAGTGATGGAGCTTCTAAAGCACAATCCGATGCGTTATGCAATGAAGGGCGTCGTTCGG GATCTATTGCGAGAACATTTACTTCAGTTCGTGCAGCGTCCATGAGAGCCTCTGGTTTGGCAGCTCGCAACATGGCTATCAAAAGAATTGATAGTAGTTCTTGTCCCAAAAAGTGCAACGATTCTCTGGATGTGCAGCCTGCTGAGAAAGATAAATCACATAGTACTAGAGATTCACTCAAGTTGACCGATGAACTTAATCAGAAACATAGTATGGAGGATTATGATCCACGAATCAAGGAACTAGGGAATGAAAACACACGCAAGTTAGGTAGTTCAGCAGTGAGAAAACTCTTTATGGATGAGGTGGTGTCTGAGATCGAACAAGCAGATGATGGTAGGAACGGTTCTGATGGTACTGGAGGTGTGCCTCAGTTGGCATCGGAACATGATTTGGCAGGTTTAAGTTATGTAGATTCCCAAGAACCTGGAGATCTATCTCAAGCCAATGCACTTGATGTCGTGGACAAATTTCTTGAACTCAATGCGGCTGGTTCTGATCAAGATGTTACATTCTCAAAGTCAAACAGGAGAAAATCAAGATCTGTCTCTAGTGCAAAAGGGATTCAAAGTTTGGCCAAGAAAGCTGCTGTTAGAAGCTCACATGGAGGAAAGGGGATTTTCAACTGGGATGATGATCTCGAAGATGAAGGAGGGGGAGAgtttttccaaaagaaaagggaattgttCTTTGAAAATCGTAGCCTGAGGCAGAGATCTATTCCCCACTCCACAAAACCTCTATGTCTTACCTCCAAAAGTAGCTTAACCATTCCACTTGATACAGATAAGAAGAAGATAGTGGACAACACCAGAAAACTGAAGGATGCATTCTTGTCTGATTCAAGGCTGTTGTCCAAAAATTCCAGAGCAAATGAGTCTTCAAAGCCGAGAAAGGCAAGCTTTAAAAAGAATCTTCTACCAGATATGGATGAAGAGATGAGTGATGCTTCTGTGGAGAGGGTAGTAGATGCTGGTGCTCACAAGGATTTGCCAGACAAGATGGATGTGGGTTTTGACACACAAATGGCTGCTGATGCTATGGAAGCCTTACAATTTGCTGTAAGTGTGAAAGAAAATGATTGTATGAATGGTGATGAAGGTATCACAAGCGTGACAAAGAGTGCTCGCACAGATGACAGATCAAGTTTTAACGAAAGCATTACACAGAAAAGAACTTGTTCATCAGATGCTGAACTTATTACGAGACAATCCAAGAAAGCAAGGAGAACTGGTGTCAAATTAAGTAGAGAGTCATATAGTTCATCCGTTAAACAGTCTAAGAATTTGAAAAGGTCAAAGAGGGCTAAAGCAAACTTGAAGGACTTGATTACAAATGGAACTGAAAACTTAAGCACTGTTTCTAAGGTGGTTGAGCCCAGAAAGGAAGATAGAGTTCCAGCGGGAAGTGATGTTGATAATATTAATCATACGCTTGCTACTGCATCTGCTGGTCGAAAATCTTTGAAAAGACACCCTTTAATTGAGGAACTTGGTTCTTTGACACCTATTGCTCGTCGAACTAGGGCGTCAGCAAAAGCAAGTCAATCAAAGGCTGAAAACAACTTGGATAGTTCTAGGTTGGGAAATGGTGTTGGTAAACTTAGACATAACAATGCGAGGAAAATTGGACAATCAAATCAAGATCGATGCAGCAATGTGAAAACATTTGGTTTGGAATATCCGAAAGGGAGAAGGACTCGTTCGAAGTTGCCATTGGTTAGTCAAGAAGCTGGTGCTCAAAACATTACGAGGTTTAAAAGATCAAAACGTGATGTTACAAGCAGTTCTATGAATCGAGTCGAAAATCAGGACGAGCGGACATCTGTAAGCCAAGGTAAAATTATTTTGGCTGATAGGACTGATGTCGGTAGCTCATTACATGGAAATTTGTCTAATATTCAGGAAAATGTGGTTAAGTCTATAATATCGAATCATTCAGGCATAAAAATAGATATGGATAATAGTAGATCTGCTGAAGGGGAGATTATGAATGGAAGTGAAGATGCATCACCCAAAGATAGACGTAAATCCGGGGCCTCTACAAGCACGACTCCTGTTAGTTTTACAACCCCAATAAGTGCAGCATCACCCATCTGCATGGGCGATGAATATCATAAACAGTCATGTCGGAAAAATTTGTTAGGGTCATCTCTCATGAAAGAACTTAATAGTAGGACAAATACTACCAGTCCATTATTTACAGGTGGTGTGAAGGACTTGAGGAGACGGAGAGATATGACTACTGTTCGAGCCATGTTCAGTCGCCACCTGGATGCAGATACAGTTAAACAACAGAAGAAG ATTTTGGCTCGGTTTGGGGCTTTGGTAGCATCCTCTTTGTCAGAGGCAACACACTTCATAACTGATGAATTTGTCCGCACCAGGAATATGCTAGAAGCTATTGCTTTTGGCAAGCCAGTGGTGACACATTTATGGCTGGAGAGTTGTGGACAAGCTAATTGCTTCATTGATGAGAGAAATTATATACTGAGAGATgccagaaaagaaaaggagtttgGCTTCAGTATGCCAGTTTCATTATCACGGGCATGCCAGCACCCACTTTTGCAG GGACTAAGAGTCCTCATCACCCCAAACACAAAGCCTGGTAAAGAAATACTGGGAAGCTTGGTCAAGGCAGTTCATGGTTTG GCGGTGGAGAGACTTGGAAGATCTGCATGGAAAGATGAAAGACTCCCAGATGACATTTTGATTCTTTCTTGTGAAGAAGACTACGAAATTTGTGTGCCCTTCCTTGAGAAAG GTGCAGCAGTTTACAGCTCTGAGCTGCTACTGAATGGAATTGTTATTCAGAGACTTGAGTACGAAAG GCATCGTCTATTCGTGGATAATGTCAAGAGAACTCGATCAACAATATGGTTGAAGAAAAATAGTTCCAATCAGTATCTCCCTGTTACTAAAAGCAAATAA
- the LOC113765598 gene encoding pentatricopeptide repeat-containing protein At2g36980, mitochondrial: MYRHLAHVTSKLTALARSGRIVCARKMFDEMRQRDTIAWNAMLSGYSRLGFHQETLLLFSQMRTSNSKLDHYTFTSALSASAGLGNLPSGQKLHALIVVFGYTLFLPVNNALIDMYGKCMSSPDANRVFEDMGSKNEVSWCSLLFAYVNTGDFDVASSIFSAMPNRVVVAWNTMIAGYAKSGEVELCFDLFKKMLDDSSLPDQWTLSAVMNACAGVSKSCYGCMVHSFIIKSGWSSAVEVSNSIISAYVRFGFHNEISKMIDCLGVLNQVSWNAIIDAYMKAGNCQEALHVFQQAREKNVVSWTTMIAGFARNANGEHAFSIFVDMLRSGLKPDDFTFGAVLHACSSLAALGQGKTIHGCVVQSGLSRYGYVGNSLLNMYAKCGDIVDSFKVFNEILERDLTTWNTMLFAYGLYGLSTQALQLFESMVASGFEPDKVTFIGLLMTCSHSGLIETGRFVFESMTALHGISPDIDHVACMVDMLGRAGHLREARELADQYFGVQSEKISSCDVLFGACSGQDDIEMGAELGEQLQILEPQNEMGYVLLSNIYCASGQWKEAEIIRRRMARQQVKKLPGFSWIEVKNEMASFVAGTRSNACVRELSYMLSILGSEMRYPITVAQWD; this comes from the coding sequence ATGTACCGACATTTGGCTCATGTCACCTCGAAGCTCACGGCTTTGGCGAGGTCAGGTCGCATTGTTTGCGCTCGCAAGATGTTCGACGAAATGCGTCAGAGAGATACCATTGCATGGAATGCAATGCTTAGTGGGTATTCTCGACTGGGTTTTCACCAAGAAACGCTTTTGTTATTCTCCCAGATGAGAACTAGTAACTCCAAGCTCGATCACTACACTTTCACCTCTGCATTGAGCGCAAGTGCTGGCCTAGGAAATCTTCCATCTGGGCAAAAGCTTCACGCTTTGATTGTTGTTTTTGGATACACTCTATTTTTGCCTGTGAATAATGCTCTCATTGATATGTATGGTAAGTGCATGAGCAGTCCTGATGCTAATAGAGTTTTTGAAGATATGGGTTCTAAGAATGAAGTATCATGGTGTTCATTATTGTTTGCTTATGTAAATACTGGCGATTTTGATGTTGCGAGTAGTATTTTCTCTGCTATGCCAAATAGGGTGGTTGTTGCTTGGAATACCATGATTGCTGGTTACGCCAAAAGTGGTGAAGTGGAATTATGTTTTGATTTGTTCAAGAAGATGTTAGACGATTCTTCTTTGCCGGATCAGTGGACATTGAGTGcagtcatgaatgcttgtgctGGAGTGAGTAAAAGTTGTTATGGTTGTATGGTACATAGTTTTATCATTAAAAGTGGTTGGAGTTCTGCAGTGGAGGTGAGCAATTCAATAATTAGTGCCTATGTGAGGTTTGGCTTTCACAATGAGATTTCAAAGATGATCGACTGTCTTGGGGTTTTAAATCAGGTATCTTGGAATGCAattattgatgcttatatgaaggCAGGTAATTGTCAGGAAGCATTACATGTTTTTCAGCAGGCACGCGAGAAGAATGTCGTTTCTTGGACAACAATGATTGCTGGATTTGCCCGAAATGCCAATGGGGAACACGCTTTTAGCATATTCGTTGACATGTTAAGAAGCGGTCTCAAGCCAGATGATTTTACATTTGGAGCTGTTTTGCATGCTTGCTCAAGCTTAGCCGCTCTTGGACAGGGTAAAACAATCCATGGTTGTGTCGTTCAATCAGGACTCTCTAGATATGGTTATGTTGGCAATAGCTTGCTGAATATGTATGCTAAATGTGGGGATATAGTTGATTCATTCAAAGTATTTAACGAAATTCTTGAGAGAGATTTGACAACCTGGAATACAATGCTGTTTGCATATGGACTCTATGGATTGTCTACGCAAGCATTGCAGCTCTTTGAGTCAATGGTAGCTTCTGGATTTGAACCAGATAAAGTAACCTTCATAGGTCTATTGATGACATGTAGCCATTCAGGGCTCATAGAAACAGGCCGTTTTGTTTTTGAATCAATGACTGCTCTTCACGGTATCTCCCCTGACATTGATCATGTGGCTTGCATGGTCGATATGTTGGGGAGGGCAGGCCATTTAAGAGAAGCAAGAGAGTTGGCTGACCAATACTTTGGTGTGCAGAGTGAGAAGATCAGCTCATGTGATGTTCTATTTGGAGCATGTTCTGGTCAAGACGATATTGAAATGGGAGCGGAATTGGGGGAGCAGCTGCAGATTCTTGAGCCACAAAATGAGATGGGCTATGTGCTGCTGTCTAACATTTATTGTGCAAGTGGGCAGTGGAAAGAAGCTGAGATAATCAGGAGACGAATGGCTCGTCAACAGGTGAAAAAGTTACCAGGTTTTAGTTGGATAGAGGTGAAAAATGAGATGGCATCATTCGTGGCTGGAACACGATCAAATGCATGCGTGAGAGAGTTGAGTTATATGCTGTCGATTCTTGGATCTGAAATGAGATACCCGATAACTGTCGCCCAGTGGGACTAA